A window from Pseudobutyrivibrio ruminis HUN009 encodes these proteins:
- a CDS encoding D-alanyl-D-alanine carboxypeptidase family protein, which translates to MAKSVRHMTNEERIAYRKRRKLIRRIQVYSELGAISLAIVIIGGLIVSHIKGTDDTMRVAAEESVSESASDSEEEEATGLKVTTGASTESSQDTTEAESEESTSSTGTYSAAETDSTVAIGGDVVSEYAILINNDTKEIVGTRNSYEKIVPASMTKVMTVLVAANNLTEEQLNETVTMSHEAIDYSYAGGGSTSGFVEDEEVTVKDLFYGTILPSGGDAAAQLAMYVAGDIDSFVTMMNDEVSALGLTGTHFTNPVGFHSDEHYSTPYDMSIIMMAALDNELCKEVLTTKVYNSTATNVNPEGITISNWFLRRIEDKDIGGTIEGAKTGYVDESGSCAVSSMIADDGTEYICCTAKSSSSWRCIYDHVDIYKAYTQ; encoded by the coding sequence ATGGCAAAATCTGTACGACACATGACAAACGAAGAGCGTATAGCTTATCGTAAACGTAGAAAACTTATACGAAGAATCCAGGTTTATTCTGAGCTTGGAGCAATTTCTTTAGCCATCGTTATTATCGGTGGTCTAATCGTTTCCCATATAAAAGGTACTGATGATACTATGCGAGTTGCTGCAGAGGAAAGTGTTTCTGAGTCTGCTTCTGATTCTGAAGAGGAGGAAGCTACTGGCCTTAAGGTGACAACAGGTGCTTCTACAGAATCTAGCCAGGATACAACAGAGGCTGAATCAGAAGAATCAACTAGTTCAACCGGCACTTATTCTGCTGCTGAAACAGATTCAACTGTTGCCATTGGCGGGGATGTAGTTAGCGAATATGCTATATTAATAAACAATGACACAAAGGAAATAGTAGGTACTAGAAACTCCTATGAAAAGATTGTTCCAGCGTCTATGACAAAGGTTATGACTGTGCTTGTGGCAGCAAACAATCTTACAGAAGAGCAGCTAAATGAAACTGTTACCATGTCACATGAGGCTATAGATTATTCTTATGCTGGTGGTGGATCCACATCAGGTTTTGTTGAGGATGAAGAGGTTACTGTAAAGGATTTGTTTTACGGAACCATTCTTCCTTCTGGTGGTGATGCTGCGGCCCAGTTGGCTATGTATGTAGCAGGAGATATTGATAGCTTTGTTACTATGATGAATGATGAGGTTTCAGCGCTGGGGCTTACAGGTACACATTTTACTAATCCAGTAGGATTCCATAGTGATGAGCATTATAGTACTCCTTATGATATGTCTATTATTATGATGGCGGCGCTGGACAATGAATTGTGCAAAGAGGTTCTTACTACTAAGGTTTACAATTCTACGGCGACGAATGTTAATCCTGAAGGAATTACAATATCAAACTGGTTTTTACGTAGAATTGAGGATAAAGATATTGGAGGGACTATTGAAGGAGCAAAGACAGGATATGTCGATGAATCTGGAAGTTGTGCTGTAAGCTCAATGATAGCTGATGATGGAACTGAATATATATGCTGTACAGCAAAATCTTCAAGCTCTTGGAGATGTATTTATGATCACGTAGATATATATAAGGCCTACACGCAGTAG
- a CDS encoding Maf family protein: MKIILASNSPRRKELLQQVGIDFEVQAANVEEVTDKTKPDEVVMDLSLLKAKAIADKNPGRVVLAADTVVAYDGKMLGKPKDEEDAFLMLSRLSGNAHQVYTGVAIVDETGNINTFAECTEVVMYENSPELIKKYIATGEPMDKAGAYGIQGKGAVLVKEIKGDYNNVVGLPLAKVYRSL; this comes from the coding sequence ATGAAAATTATACTTGCATCAAACTCTCCTAGAAGAAAAGAACTTTTACAGCAGGTTGGTATTGATTTTGAAGTGCAGGCTGCCAATGTAGAAGAAGTTACAGATAAAACTAAGCCAGATGAAGTCGTTATGGACTTAAGCCTGCTTAAGGCAAAGGCTATCGCTGACAAGAATCCTGGCAGAGTTGTTCTTGCGGCAGATACGGTTGTTGCCTACGATGGCAAGATGCTTGGAAAGCCAAAAGATGAAGAAGATGCATTTTTAATGCTTTCGCGCTTGTCAGGAAATGCCCATCAGGTGTATACTGGAGTGGCTATCGTTGACGAGACAGGAAATATCAATACATTCGCAGAATGTACTGAAGTTGTTATGTATGAGAACAGTCCTGAATTGATTAAAAAATACATTGCTACAGGTGAGCCAATGGATAAGGCTGGTGCCTATGGCATTCAGGGCAAAGGTGCTGTTTTAGTTAAGGAGATTAAAGGTGATTACAATAACGTTGTTGGTTTACCTTTGGCTAAAGTTTATAGGTCGCTGTAA
- the smpB gene encoding SsrA-binding protein SmpB translates to MNKEGRKLIANNKKAYHEYFLEEEYEAGIELHGTEVKSMRLGQCSIKEAFVRIDNGEMFIYQMHVNPYEKGNIFNRDPLRPRKLLLHKSEINHLLSKIKENGYTIVPIEVYLNNGLVKVKVALAKGKKLYDKRADIQKKDMKREAERDFKIRNLG, encoded by the coding sequence ATGAATAAAGAAGGCAGAAAACTAATTGCAAATAATAAAAAAGCTTATCATGAGTACTTCCTAGAAGAAGAATATGAGGCGGGGATAGAACTTCACGGAACAGAGGTTAAGTCTATGCGACTTGGTCAATGTTCCATAAAAGAGGCTTTTGTGCGTATTGATAATGGCGAGATGTTCATCTATCAGATGCATGTTAATCCATACGAAAAGGGCAACATTTTCAACAGAGACCCACTTCGTCCTCGTAAGCTTTTGCTTCACAAGTCAGAGATTAATCATCTGCTTAGCAAAATCAAGGAAAATGGTTACACTATTGTTCCTATTGAGGTTTACCTTAACAATGGCCTTGTGAAGGTAAAGGTTGCTCTTGCAAAAGGTAAAAAGCTTTATGATAAGCGTGCTGATATTCAGAAGAAGGATATGAAGCGTGAAGCAGAAAGAGATTTTAAGATAAGGAATTTAGGCTAA
- the rnr gene encoding ribonuclease R: MREYDKQKHFLMDVFKSQAYVPMKKKELEILLDVEKDKRSEFAQVLQELVDEGQVEITKRGKYQIAENRPKFIKLKDHKSKKPSKAELATKKQSLNQVAKNANRPKNENLEPDIIGRFISHKDGYGFIEVEGSDEDYFVGRDNTAFAMQDDTVAAVLTYGAPGKRQEARVIRIIAHGFSDVVGTYEKSNGFGFVVADSNKLDRDIFIPAGKDMGAVTGHKVVCHIEDYGDDSHKPEGVITEIIGHKNDPGVDILSIVRGFGIDPEFPNKVLKQATNVAKPVSEADRAGRNDIRDLTVITIDGEDTKDIDDGVSLEMDGDNFVLGVHIADVTNYVQESSALDVEALKRGTSVYLADRVIPMLPHTLSNGMCSLNEGEDRLALSCIMTFNPKGELIDHNICESVINSNHRMTYTDVFAIMTGDEGKRSEYADVAEMIDQMYKLSQILRAKRKKRGAIDFDFPETHIIIDESGKVVGLAPYERNDAHKLIEDFMLAANETVAEHFSLMESPFVYRVHGAPDPEKMQTLSRFLGACGYTLKGNKDSIHPKEIQKMLESLAGHEDEAVITKMTLRSMQQARYDTECKGHFGLAAQYYCHFTSPIRRYPDLQIHRIIKDHLRGRMNDRKISHYESLLPQVALETSKLERRAEECEREVDKLKMVQFMKNFIGEEFTGNISSVTGWGMYVELENTVEGLVHVSTLYDDHYDFIEENLTLVGERTGRTFKLGQPVTVILDSVDEQARTIDFILTEFQRF; this comes from the coding sequence ATGAGAGAGTACGATAAACAGAAGCATTTTCTGATGGATGTATTTAAAAGTCAGGCTTATGTTCCGATGAAAAAGAAGGAACTTGAAATTCTACTTGATGTTGAGAAAGATAAGCGTAGTGAGTTCGCTCAGGTTCTACAGGAGCTTGTTGACGAAGGACAGGTGGAAATTACAAAGCGTGGCAAATATCAGATTGCTGAAAACAGACCTAAATTCATAAAGCTAAAAGATCATAAATCAAAGAAGCCTTCAAAAGCAGAATTAGCTACTAAGAAGCAATCTCTCAATCAGGTTGCTAAGAATGCTAATCGTCCAAAGAATGAAAATCTTGAACCAGATATTATTGGTAGATTTATATCCCATAAAGATGGATATGGATTTATCGAAGTTGAGGGCAGTGATGAAGACTATTTTGTAGGCAGAGACAATACTGCTTTTGCTATGCAGGATGATACAGTTGCCGCAGTTCTCACATACGGTGCTCCAGGCAAACGTCAGGAAGCTCGTGTTATTCGAATTATTGCTCATGGTTTCTCAGATGTAGTTGGTACATATGAGAAAAGCAATGGCTTTGGTTTTGTTGTTGCAGATAGCAACAAATTAGATAGAGATATTTTCATCCCGGCAGGCAAGGATATGGGTGCTGTTACAGGCCATAAGGTTGTTTGTCATATCGAAGATTATGGTGACGATTCTCACAAGCCAGAGGGTGTTATTACAGAAATCATTGGTCATAAGAATGATCCAGGTGTAGATATACTATCTATAGTGAGAGGCTTTGGTATAGATCCAGAGTTTCCTAATAAGGTTCTAAAGCAAGCTACAAACGTCGCTAAACCTGTTTCAGAGGCGGATAGAGCTGGAAGAAATGACATTCGAGATTTAACAGTTATTACTATTGATGGCGAGGATACAAAGGATATCGATGACGGCGTTTCTCTTGAAATGGACGGGGATAATTTCGTTCTTGGTGTTCATATAGCTGATGTTACTAATTACGTACAGGAATCTTCAGCCCTTGATGTAGAAGCTCTTAAACGTGGAACTTCTGTATATCTTGCTGATAGAGTAATTCCAATGCTTCCGCATACCCTTTCAAATGGCATGTGTTCATTGAATGAGGGTGAGGATAGATTGGCACTATCTTGTATCATGACTTTTAATCCTAAGGGCGAGCTTATTGATCACAATATTTGCGAGTCAGTAATCAACAGTAATCATCGTATGACATATACAGATGTATTTGCTATCATGACTGGTGACGAAGGTAAACGTAGTGAATACGCTGATGTTGCAGAGATGATTGATCAAATGTATAAGCTATCTCAGATTCTTCGTGCAAAACGTAAGAAAAGAGGTGCTATTGATTTTGATTTCCCTGAAACACATATTATCATTGATGAGTCAGGAAAGGTTGTTGGCTTAGCACCATACGAGAGAAACGATGCTCATAAGCTTATCGAAGATTTTATGTTGGCGGCTAATGAAACTGTTGCAGAGCACTTTAGCCTTATGGAATCACCATTTGTATATCGTGTTCATGGAGCACCAGACCCAGAGAAAATGCAGACTTTGAGTCGTTTCTTGGGTGCTTGTGGCTACACACTTAAGGGCAATAAGGATAGCATTCATCCCAAGGAAATTCAAAAGATGTTAGAATCTTTGGCAGGTCATGAGGATGAGGCGGTTATTACAAAGATGACTCTTAGAAGTATGCAACAGGCTAGATATGATACTGAATGCAAAGGACATTTTGGCTTGGCTGCTCAATACTATTGTCATTTTACATCTCCAATTCGAAGATATCCTGACTTGCAGATACATCGTATTATTAAGGATCATCTGCGTGGAAGAATGAATGACAGAAAGATATCTCATTATGAATCTTTACTTCCTCAGGTAGCTCTTGAAACAAGTAAGCTTGAGCGTAGAGCAGAGGAATGTGAGAGAGAAGTAGATAAGCTGAAAATGGTTCAGTTTATGAAGAACTTTATTGGTGAGGAATTCACTGGAAATATTTCTTCTGTTACTGGATGGGGAATGTATGTAGAGCTTGAAAATACTGTCGAAGGATTGGTTCATGTATCTACATTGTATGATGATCATTATGACTTTATCGAGGAAAATCTTACACTTGTTGGAGAACGAACTGGTCGTACATTTAAGCTTGGTCAGCCTGTTACAGTAATACTGGATTCGGTGGATGAGCAAGCTCGTACTATTGATTTTATCCTTACAGAATTTCAGCGTTTTTAA
- the secG gene encoding preprotein translocase subunit SecG codes for MQTLKIVLIFLLIAICVALTVIILFQEGKQNGLGSLSGQQFDSYWSRNKGRSREGLLVKLTTVCVILFFVLSAVLNIGSF; via the coding sequence ATGCAAACATTAAAGATAGTTCTTATATTTTTATTAATTGCTATTTGTGTGGCACTTACAGTTATCATTCTTTTCCAGGAAGGAAAGCAGAATGGCCTTGGTTCATTATCAGGCCAGCAGTTTGATTCATACTGGAGCCGTAATAAGGGACGTTCGCGTGAAGGCTTATTAGTTAAGCTTACAACAGTTTGTGTTATCTTATTCTTCGTGCTTTCAGCAGTATTGAATATTGGTAGCTTTTAA
- a CDS encoding putative ABC transporter permease: MLSRYFVLFIIYSFIGWIYETCYCTIHEKAWENRGFLYGPCIPLYGVGATLAQIIFVDLPFVHSKSPSYLTIFLGCAVGSFFLEYGTSYILEKRFHARWWDYSDLPLNINGRVCLIFTCCFGIAGIIVTQFIVPPIVSVIVLIPQIVIELLALIFMFLFGMDMALTVSALTTFAKEFERINEQINNQMAEKVEALTTNLADAKLARIEKANERKEAAFVKREITAEKLEEIKEQLSSEAVKQWIMNATETQRGQFRHIAKFTHPVASTKSLLNKGSEYLRHRKK; encoded by the coding sequence ATGTTAAGTAGGTATTTTGTATTATTTATTATTTATAGTTTTATCGGGTGGATTTACGAGACGTGTTATTGCACTATACACGAAAAAGCTTGGGAAAATCGAGGTTTTTTATATGGTCCTTGTATCCCACTTTACGGAGTCGGCGCTACACTAGCCCAGATTATTTTTGTAGATTTGCCTTTCGTACATAGTAAGAGCCCTTCATATTTAACAATATTCTTAGGATGTGCCGTCGGCTCTTTCTTTCTAGAATATGGTACATCATATATCTTAGAAAAAAGATTTCACGCAAGATGGTGGGATTACAGTGATTTACCACTAAATATAAACGGCCGTGTATGCCTTATCTTTACCTGCTGTTTTGGAATCGCAGGAATTATTGTAACCCAGTTTATTGTTCCACCAATTGTAAGCGTTATAGTATTAATCCCTCAGATTGTCATTGAGTTACTTGCACTTATATTTATGTTCCTATTTGGAATGGACATGGCATTAACAGTTTCCGCTCTTACCACTTTTGCCAAGGAATTTGAACGTATTAACGAACAGATCAATAACCAAATGGCAGAAAAAGTCGAAGCACTTACCACTAATCTTGCTGATGCCAAGCTTGCCAGAATTGAAAAGGCAAATGAACGCAAAGAAGCAGCTTTTGTTAAACGTGAAATAACTGCAGAAAAGCTTGAAGAAATAAAGGAACAACTATCTAGCGAAGCTGTTAAACAATGGATTATGAACGCCACAGAAACCCAGCGCGGACAGTTCAGACACATTGCAAAATTCACTCACCCAGTAGCATCTACAAAATCACTATTAAACAAAGGTTCAGAATATCTTCGTCATCGCAAAAAATAG
- the yajC gene encoding preprotein translocase subunit YajC: MNSSVLLTAANSSISLIIWVVVLFVFMYFFMIRPQQKEQKEKTAMMSTLAVGDTVLTTSGFYGVVISIPDDTTVIVEFGSNKNCRIPMQKAAIAQVEKPEDAVKASKEEDKKEKTK; encoded by the coding sequence ATGAACAGTTCAGTTTTATTAACTGCAGCTAATAGCTCAATCAGCTTAATTATTTGGGTAGTAGTTCTTTTTGTATTCATGTACTTTTTCATGATTCGTCCACAGCAGAAGGAGCAGAAGGAAAAGACAGCTATGATGTCTACTCTTGCTGTAGGTGATACAGTTCTTACTACAAGCGGTTTTTATGGTGTTGTTATCTCTATCCCTGATGACACAACTGTTATCGTAGAGTTCGGAAGCAACAAAAACTGCCGTATTCCAATGCAGAAGGCAGCAATCGCTCAGGTAGAAAAGCCAGAGGACGCTGTTAAGGCTTCTAAGGAAGAAGATAAAAAAGAAAAGACTAAATAA
- the tgt gene encoding tRNA guanosine(34) transglycosylase Tgt, which produces MKYELLKTEGRAKRGRFHTVHGVIETPVFMNVGTVAAIKGAVSTDDLRDIKCQVELSNTYHLHVRTGDKLIKELGGLHKFMAWDRPILTDSGGFQVFSLAGIRKIKEEGVTFNSHIDGHKIFMGPEESMQIQSNLGSTIAMAFDECPPALAERKYVEDSVARTTRWLHRCKEEMARLNSLPDTINKEQLLFGINQGAIYNDIRIEHAKAISELDLPGYAVGGLAVGESHEQMYDVLDHVVPYLPQNKPTYLMGVGTPANILEAVDRGVDFFDCVYPSRNGRHGHVYTNHGKLNLFNQKFEKDMRPIEEGCGCPACKTYSRAYIRHLLKAKEMLGMRLCVLHNLYFYNTMMEEIRNALDAGEFATYKKNKLASMEAGEQ; this is translated from the coding sequence TTGAAATACGAATTGTTAAAAACAGAAGGTCGAGCTAAAAGAGGTCGTTTCCATACTGTTCATGGTGTCATCGAAACACCAGTATTCATGAATGTTGGTACTGTCGCTGCAATCAAAGGCGCTGTATCTACTGATGATTTAAGAGATATTAAATGCCAGGTGGAGCTTTCAAACACCTATCATTTGCACGTTCGTACAGGAGATAAGCTTATTAAGGAGCTTGGTGGTCTTCATAAGTTTATGGCTTGGGACAGACCAATCCTTACAGATTCAGGCGGATTTCAGGTGTTCTCACTTGCTGGTATACGAAAAATCAAAGAAGAGGGTGTAACATTCAATTCCCATATCGATGGCCACAAAATCTTTATGGGGCCAGAAGAATCTATGCAGATTCAGTCTAACCTTGGTTCTACAATTGCTATGGCCTTTGATGAGTGTCCGCCAGCTCTTGCTGAACGTAAATACGTAGAGGATTCAGTGGCTCGTACTACAAGATGGCTTCATCGTTGCAAGGAAGAGATGGCTCGTCTTAATTCATTGCCAGACACAATCAATAAAGAGCAATTGTTGTTTGGTATCAACCAGGGCGCAATCTATAATGACATCAGAATTGAACATGCAAAGGCTATTTCAGAGCTTGATTTGCCAGGATATGCAGTAGGTGGTCTTGCTGTTGGTGAGAGCCATGAGCAGATGTACGATGTGCTTGATCATGTTGTACCTTATCTTCCTCAGAACAAGCCTACATATTTGATGGGAGTTGGTACTCCTGCAAATATTTTAGAGGCCGTTGATAGAGGTGTTGATTTCTTTGATTGTGTATATCCTAGTCGTAATGGTCGTCATGGTCATGTATATACAAACCATGGTAAGCTTAATCTTTTCAATCAGAAGTTTGAAAAGGATATGAGACCTATCGAAGAAGGCTGTGGTTGTCCAGCATGTAAGACTTACTCAAGAGCATATATTCGTCATTTGCTTAAGGCTAAGGAAATGCTTGGTATGAGACTTTGCGTTCTTCACAATCTATACTTCTACAACACAATGATGGAAGAAATCAGAAACGCTTTGGATGCAGGTGAATTTGCTACTTACAAGAAAAATAAGCTTGCTTCAATGGAAGCAGGAGAACAGTAA
- the aroC gene encoding chorismate synthase, with product MAGSTFGNRISVTTWGESHGKALGVVIDGFPAGLKLSEEDIQPYLDRRKPGQSKFTTARAEGDEVDILSGVFEGVTTGTPISLMIENKDQHSKDYGNIATTFRPGHADYGFIEKFGLRDYRGGGRSSGRETIGRVAAGAICAKLLNEVGITVCAYTKSIGDIKIYDFDLSERDNNPLCMPDAVAAKKAEEYLEACMLNKDSAGGVIECLITGVPAGIGDPVFEKLDAKLAQALVSVGSVKGVEIGDGFAASKTLGSINNDNFRMDNGVVTKVTNHSGGILGGISDGDDIIVRCAIKPTPSIAQAQATVNEKHEDVDIEIHGRHDPVIVPRAVVVVEAMCAITICDALLSHMTDRVDYIKEFYKN from the coding sequence ATGGCAGGGTCTACATTTGGCAATAGAATTTCAGTAACTACTTGGGGAGAATCACATGGCAAAGCGCTGGGCGTTGTTATAGATGGTTTTCCAGCAGGGTTAAAGCTTTCAGAAGAAGATATTCAACCATACCTTGATAGAAGAAAGCCTGGACAGTCTAAATTTACGACGGCTAGGGCTGAGGGAGATGAGGTTGATATTCTTTCAGGCGTTTTTGAAGGCGTTACTACTGGTACACCAATTTCTTTGATGATTGAAAATAAGGATCAACATTCAAAGGATTATGGAAATATTGCCACTACTTTTAGACCTGGCCATGCAGATTACGGCTTCATTGAAAAGTTTGGACTTAGAGACTATCGCGGTGGTGGAAGATCATCTGGAAGAGAAACTATTGGCCGAGTCGCTGCAGGGGCTATTTGCGCCAAGCTTTTAAATGAGGTTGGAATTACTGTTTGTGCTTATACCAAGTCAATTGGAGATATCAAAATCTATGATTTTGATTTATCAGAAAGAGACAACAATCCTTTATGTATGCCTGATGCTGTTGCAGCTAAAAAGGCAGAAGAATACCTGGAAGCCTGCATGCTCAACAAGGATAGCGCGGGTGGAGTTATCGAGTGTCTTATTACTGGAGTTCCAGCCGGCATAGGTGATCCAGTTTTTGAAAAGCTTGATGCAAAATTAGCGCAGGCTCTTGTGTCTGTTGGCTCAGTGAAGGGCGTTGAAATTGGTGATGGCTTTGCTGCTTCAAAGACTTTAGGCAGCATTAATAATGACAATTTCAGAATGGATAATGGGGTTGTGACAAAGGTCACTAATCATAGTGGTGGTATTCTGGGCGGCATCTCAGATGGTGATGATATTATCGTTAGATGTGCTATTAAGCCAACTCCATCTATTGCTCAAGCGCAGGCTACTGTTAATGAAAAGCATGAAGACGTAGATATTGAAATCCATGGTAGACATGATCCTGTGATTGTTCCTCGTGCTGTAGTTGTCGTAGAGGCAATGTGTGCTATTACAATTTGTGATGCGTTGCTTTCACACATGACAGATAGAGTAGATTATATTAAGGAGTTTTATAAGAATTGA
- a CDS encoding lactonase family protein translates to MAESKYVAYVGTYTHETSVGIYVYDVDPDTGKMVEQSVAPINNPSDIINSKDNKYLYSIADEGVASFKILENGDLEKMNQEWVGGMRGCNLCVDSQNRYLFVAGYHDGRVTMMKLNEDGSINGIADGIFHQGIGKSVADRPLYPHCTCVELTPDERFLCAVENGLHQIKIYEVDYEMGKLHLVDIVRCAMGSAPLKMKFSPDGKYAYVITEMSNEILVYDYHIIDDHPDFENIQSVSLLVGVDEEISTGTNIKFGEDGKFVYASVDGLNAICMYERDEKSGKIKYFSHSFISGDYPKSFAVLPKDKYYVSLNHDTNEIRSFTIDKKTGHSLMQNAPIKIAKPNSIIVVKIK, encoded by the coding sequence ATGGCAGAGAGCAAATATGTGGCTTATGTGGGAACCTATACACATGAGACTAGCGTTGGTATTTATGTTTATGATGTTGATCCTGACACAGGAAAGATGGTTGAACAGAGTGTAGCTCCTATCAATAATCCATCGGACATCATCAATTCAAAGGATAACAAATATCTTTATTCAATTGCAGATGAAGGTGTTGCTTCCTTCAAGATTCTTGAAAATGGTGATCTTGAAAAGATGAACCAGGAATGGGTTGGCGGTATGAGAGGTTGTAACCTTTGCGTTGACTCACAGAACAGATATCTTTTTGTAGCAGGTTATCATGATGGCCGTGTTACAATGATGAAACTTAACGAAGATGGAAGCATTAATGGTATCGCTGATGGTATTTTCCATCAGGGAATTGGTAAATCAGTAGCAGATCGTCCTTTGTATCCACATTGCACATGTGTTGAGCTTACTCCAGATGAGAGATTCCTTTGCGCTGTAGAAAATGGTCTTCATCAGATTAAGATTTACGAAGTAGATTATGAGATGGGCAAGCTTCATCTTGTAGATATTGTTCGTTGTGCAATGGGTTCAGCACCTCTTAAAATGAAGTTTTCTCCAGATGGAAAATATGCATATGTAATCACTGAAATGTCTAATGAGATTTTAGTTTATGATTACCATATTATTGATGATCATCCTGATTTTGAAAATATTCAGTCAGTATCACTTCTTGTTGGTGTTGATGAGGAAATCAGTACTGGTACAAACATCAAGTTTGGTGAGGATGGCAAGTTTGTATATGCCAGCGTGGATGGTTTAAATGCTATTTGCATGTACGAACGCGATGAAAAATCTGGAAAGATTAAATACTTCTCACACAGTTTCATCAGTGGAGATTATCCAAAGAGCTTTGCTGTATTGCCTAAGGATAAGTATTATGTTTCACTAAATCATGATACAAATGAAATTCGAAGCTTTACTATTGATAAAAAGACAGGTCATTCATTAATGCAGAATGCACCTATCAAAATTGCTAAGCCTAATAGCATTATTGTTGTAAAGATAAAATAA
- a CDS encoding peptidase U32 family protein, with product MRETELLVPASSLEVLKVAVIYGADAVYIGGEVYGLRAKAKNFSKEDMIEGIKFAHEHGVKVYVTSNILAHNEDLEGVKEYFRELNEIKPDALIIADPAVFMLAKEICPDIERHISTQANNTNYGTYNFWYELGAKRVVSARELSLKEIKEIRANIPDDLEIETFIHGAMCISYSGRCLLSNYFTGRDANHGECTHPCRWKYAVVEEQRPGEYLPVYENERGTYIFNSKDLCMIEHVPDLLDSGIDSFKIEGRMKTALYVATVARTYRKAIDDCKESEEKYLANLDWYKEQISACTYRQFTTGFFYGKPSEESQIYDNNTYNIGYTYLGIAGKLNSEGYFEIEQRNKFSVGETIEIMKPNGDNIEVEVLGIKNEEGEDMESCPHPKQKLFIKLSITPDEFDILRRKEA from the coding sequence ATGAGAGAAACAGAATTACTAGTTCCAGCAAGCAGCCTTGAAGTACTTAAGGTTGCTGTAATATATGGAGCTGATGCAGTTTATATTGGTGGAGAAGTTTACGGACTTCGTGCTAAGGCTAAAAACTTTTCTAAAGAGGATATGATTGAGGGTATCAAGTTTGCTCACGAGCACGGTGTAAAGGTTTATGTTACATCAAATATCCTTGCTCACAACGAAGACCTCGAAGGCGTAAAAGAATATTTTAGAGAGCTTAATGAAATTAAGCCGGATGCTCTTATCATAGCAGATCCAGCGGTATTTATGTTGGCAAAGGAAATCTGTCCTGATATTGAGCGTCATATTAGTACTCAGGCCAACAACACAAACTACGGTACATACAATTTCTGGTATGAATTAGGTGCAAAGCGTGTTGTTTCAGCTAGAGAGCTTTCTCTTAAAGAAATCAAAGAAATCAGAGCAAATATTCCAGATGATTTAGAGATTGAGACATTTATTCACGGTGCTATGTGCATTTCATACTCTGGTAGATGTCTTCTTTCAAACTATTTTACAGGAAGAGATGCAAATCATGGTGAATGTACTCATCCATGTCGCTGGAAGTATGCAGTAGTCGAAGAGCAGCGTCCAGGAGAGTATCTTCCAGTATACGAAAATGAGCGTGGTACATACATTTTCAATTCAAAGGATTTATGTATGATTGAACATGTTCCTGATCTTTTAGATTCTGGAATCGATAGCTTCAAAATTGAAGGTCGTATGAAGACAGCTTTGTATGTTGCTACTGTTGCTCGTACATACCGCAAGGCTATTGATGATTGCAAGGAATCCGAAGAAAAATATCTTGCAAACCTTGATTGGTACAAGGAGCAGATTTCTGCATGTACTTATCGTCAGTTTACAACTGGATTCTTCTATGGAAAGCCATCTGAGGAATCACAGATATATGATAACAACACATACAATATAGGTTATACATACCTTGGTATTGCAGGTAAGCTCAATTCTGAGGGATACTTTGAAATTGAACAGCGTAATAAATTTTCAGTTGGCGAAACTATTGAAATTATGAAGCCAAATGGAGATAATATAGAGGTAGAAGTTCTTGGAATTAAGAATGAAGAGGGAGAGGATATGGAATCTTGCCCACATCCTAAACAGAAGCTTTTCATTAAGCTTAGCATTACTCCTGATGAGTTTGATATTTTAAGAAGAAAAGAAGCATAA